ATTGCCCCTCTACAAGTTAGATTAGGTTAATAATAAATTCTCTTACTGATTAGCTAATAGAAACAAATGGCTCTATCTAGTCAAACTAAAGAAACTATACTTGTCGCCGATGACGAGGCGAGTATTAGAAGAATTCTGGAGACACGTCTCTCCATGATTGGCTACAAAGTTGTAACTGCAAGTGATGGCAAAGAAGCACTAAAGTTATTTAAAGATTATGAACCTGATTTAGTAGTACTTGATGTCATGATGCCAAAGCTAGATGGTTATGGAGTTTGTCAAGAGTTAAGGAAAGATTCTGATGTTCCAATTGTTATGTTAACTGCATTAGGAGATGTTGCAGATAGGATAACAGGTTTAGAATTAGGGGCTGATGATTACGTAGTAAAACCATTTAGTCCAAAGGAGTTAGAAGCTAGAATTAGGTGCGTTCTTAGAAGAATCGACAAAGAGCAAATTCCTGGAATGCCTAATTCAGGATTAATTTTGGTTACCGATATAAAAATTGAT
This window of the Prochlorococcus marinus XMU1410 genome carries:
- the rpaB gene encoding response regulator transcription factor RpaB codes for the protein MALSSQTKETILVADDEASIRRILETRLSMIGYKVVTASDGKEALKLFKDYEPDLVVLDVMMPKLDGYGVCQELRKDSDVPIVMLTALGDVADRITGLELGADDYVVKPFSPKELEARIRCVLRRIDKEQIPGMPNSGLILVTDIKIDTNRRQVFKSDERIRLTGMEFSLLELLVSRSGEPFSRGEILKEVWGYTPERHVDTRVVDVHISRLRSKLEADPANPELILTARGTGYLFQRIVDIAPFDGK